From the bacterium genome, the window TGCCTGTTCCAGCCGATGTTTCGGCCCAGGCTGAGGTGAGCCGAATAATCGAGAAAACTATGGACCGCTTCGGCCGGATTGATGTCCTGATCAATAACGCCGGGGTTGGTCTTTATAAGTCAGTAATAGAAACAAGTCTTGAAGATTGGGATAATATGATGGCCGTTAACTTGAGGGGAGTTTTTTTGTGCAGTAAGGCCGTGCTGCCCATTATGTTAAACCAAGGGACAGGAACAATTATCAATATATCTTCAGGAGCCGGCAGGACCGGCTATCCTAACTTAGCGGCTTATTGTACCACCAAATTCGGTGTGCTTGGGTTTACCCAATCACTGGCTAAAGAAGTGGCCCCCCAGGGGGTGAAAGTCTTTGCTGTCTGTCCTGGCGCCACTAATACCAGGATGTATCAGGATATATTTGGCACTACGGCCAACACCCTCCCACCGGAGAAGATCGCCCAAAAGATCGTTGAGGTGGTCGATGGAAAGATCCGGCTGCAGCCTGGAGGGGTGGTTGAGGTTTATAGGTAGGCCTTGTTCATCGTTTGGGCCGCTCATAACTTAATCGCGAATCGCGAATTGCGAATTGAAAAATAGATTCGCGATTCGCAATTCGAGATTAACGATTCAATAATAGATTCGCGATTCGCAATTCGAGATTAATGATTCAATAATAAGTTGTAACCGTTCAGCCACTGATTGACACGGATTAGCACGGATAAAATAAAATTGAGTTGTAACCCAAGTTTGACAGATAGAAATCGCAACCCATTGGAAAATAATAACTTCATTTTTTTAAAGAAAGATGTAGTGATGAAATTTGGTTTTTGTAACCATAATAATAACATTGAATTACAAGAACGAGAAAACCAACTGTCAAACTTGAGTTGTAAGTGTTCAGCCACAAAGACACTAAGACACAATGTAGGGGCGAATAATTATTTGCCCCTACATTAGGTCGTAATCCCGTGCTCATCTGAATAGTTCAATAGAACAGTAGCGGAGTAGTTAAAGACTTTCCCGAAGGTTCCAGAACTGCTGCTCTACTGCTCTCTAAGATACATACTTTAATAATTTCCCCTTCGTGTCTTCGTGCCTTGGTGGCTGAACGGTTACAAAATAGATTCGCGATTCGCAATTCGAGATTAACGATTCTGTAAGGTGGTTGACTCATTTTACCTCAGATAAAAAGGGGTTGAAATACCCATGTCTTACTTCGGGGAAGTGTTTTTTTAGATAAGATATTTCCTCTTTGATGCCCAGAAATTTCCCCTCAGGCAGGTGGTTAATATTCAGCATCTT encodes:
- a CDS encoding SDR family oxidoreductase, with the translated sequence MLKLFKFGSGLKNKVVIITGAGRGIGKAAALLFAEHHARVVIVSRTEKEILQVTNQIEEMGKEALPVPADVSAQAEVSRIIEKTMDRFGRIDVLINNAGVGLYKSVIETSLEDWDNMMAVNLRGVFLCSKAVLPIMLNQGTGTIINISSGAGRTGYPNLAAYCTTKFGVLGFTQSLAKEVAPQGVKVFAVCPGATNTRMYQDIFGTTANTLPPEKIAQKIVEVVDGKIRLQPGGVVEVYR